The sequence TAGCATTGTTGACGCCATGATAACTAATTTTCACCTACCACGTTCAACATTATTGATGCTGATTTCAGCCTTTGCCGGACGCGAGCGAGTTTTATCAGCATATCAAAAAGCAATAAAAGAGCATTACCGGTTTTTTTCTTATGGTGATGCTATGCTAATTATTTAAAGGATTTATTAATGTTATCATTTGCTGTTTTAGCAACTGATAAAAATTCACAAGCCCGGCGTGGTCAAATCATTTCGCGACATGGTACCATTGAGACACCAGTCTTCATGCCTGTGGGTACTGCAGCTTCGGTAAAATCTCTTGATGGTTTAGATTTGCATGCTTTAGGTGCCCAAATAATTTTAAGCAATACTTATCATTTGATGTTGCGTCCGGGTGATGAACTGATCAAGCACTTGGGCGGATTACATCATTTTATGGGGTATAATGGTGCAATATTAACTGATAGTGGTGGTTTTCAAGTATTTAGTTTATCCGCTCGACGAAAATTAAGTGATCACGGAGTATTGTTTAGCTCTCATATTGATGGCTCTATGGTGGAATTAACTCCAGAACGTGCAGTATCTATTCAAGAGAATCTCGGTTCAGATATTGCCATGCAACTTGATGAGTGTCCACCGGCTAATGCAAGCAAAGAAGAAGTTGCTATTGCAGTGAGACGTAGCATAGATTGGGCAAAACGTTGTTTGTCTGCTCGTTCTCGCGATGATGTCGCTTGGTTTGGTATTGTGCAGGGAGGTCTATTTGAGGATCTGCGCAGCGAACAT is a genomic window of Deltaproteobacteria bacterium containing:
- the tgt gene encoding tRNA guanosine(34) transglycosylase Tgt yields the protein MLSFAVLATDKNSQARRGQIISRHGTIETPVFMPVGTAASVKSLDGLDLHALGAQIILSNTYHLMLRPGDELIKHLGGLHHFMGYNGAILTDSGGFQVFSLSARRKLSDHGVLFSSHIDGSMVELTPERAVSIQENLGSDIAMQLDECPPANASKEEVAIAVRRSIDWAKRCLSARSRDDVAWFGIVQGGLFEDLRSEHVAKLQELPFAGYAIGGVSVGEAPEDIGRVASYTANQLPTDKPRYLMGVGTPADLVRGVAAGIDMFDCVMPTRNARNGQLFTSTGKLLIKKAVNKDSDIPVDAACNCYTCRTFSRAYLRHLFAAKEITYYRLATLHNLSFYLGLMQKIRSEIENEQFSKTAWLERLENKIQE